A stretch of Pogona vitticeps strain Pit_001003342236 chromosome 5, PviZW2.1, whole genome shotgun sequence DNA encodes these proteins:
- the NUP37 gene encoding nucleoporin Nup37: protein MKQEASRAATYIVECEDYVHVVEFSPFESGTAESLIAYGGNNYVVVGTCRFQEEDVEVEGIQYKTQRIFHHGIRVDAIAWSPETRLNALPPQIRFCTAAADRKLRLFTSDLQESDTYKVLEGHSDFVNDLVFSPKGGQEIASVSDDHTCRVWDLEGNLRVYFVLHSPGMSVNWHPEDELKLMVAEKNGTIRFYDLRTHQAILSLTTDQTPLMSASWCLKNTFKVGAVAGNDWFIWDITQSSYPAEKRPVHADRARLFRWSKVNENLFATTGYPGKMNSQLLVHHLGHSQPILIGSVPVGSGLTWHRTLSLCAMGGDHKILFWVTEM, encoded by the exons ATGAAGCAAGAAGCTTCCCGGGCTGCAACATATATTGTGGAATGTGAGGATTATGTGCATGTGGTGGAGTTCAGCCCATTTGAGAGTGGAACTGCGGAGTCTCTCATTGCATATGGTGGAAATAATTATGTGGTTGTTGGAACTTGCCGGTTTCAG GAGGAGGATGTGGAAGTAGAAGGAATACAGTATAAAACACAAAGGATATTTCATCATGGGATTAGAGTTGATGCCATTGCGTGGAGTCCAGAAACTAGACTTAATGCTTTACCACCTCAGATACG TTTCtgtactgctgctgctgatagGAAGTTAAGATTATTCACATCAGATCTGCAAGAAAGTGATACCTATAAG GTTTTAGAAGGCCATTCAGATTTTGTTAATGATTTGGTATTTTCACCAAAAGGAGGTCAGGAAATTGCAAGTGTGAGTGATGATCACACTTGCAG GGTCTGGGATTTGGAAGGAAACCTGAGAGTGTATTTTGTTCTACATTCTCCTGGAATGAGTGTGAACTGGCATCCTGAAGATGAATTAAAG TTGATGGTTGCAGAGAAGAATGGGACTATACGGTTCTATGATCTTAGGACCCATCAAGCGATTCTATCCCTCACAACTGATCAAACACCTCTGATGTCTGCAAGCTGGtgtttaaaaaatacttttaaagttgGTGCAGTTGCTGGAAATGACTGGTTTATCTGGGACATTACTCAGTCTAG TTACCCTGCTGAGAAGAGACCTGTCCATGCAGATAGAGCCAGATTATTCAG GTGGTCCAAAGTCAATGAAAACTTGTTTGCAACAACTGGTTATCCAGGAAAAATGAACAGTCAGCTTCTAGTTCATCATTTAGGACATTCACAG cCCATTCTTATTGGTTCTGTGCCTGTAGGATCTGGCTTAACGTGGCATAGGACACTTTCATTATGTGCCATGGGAGGAGATCATAAAATCCTTTTTTGGGTAACAGAAATGTAA